A stretch of DNA from Dioscorea cayenensis subsp. rotundata cultivar TDr96_F1 chromosome 4, TDr96_F1_v2_PseudoChromosome.rev07_lg8_w22 25.fasta, whole genome shotgun sequence:
TTGAGTCTCTAAACAACAGCCCAAGAGCTTAACTACGTTCCGGTGATTGACCTGAGAAAGGATTACAACTTCATTGATGAATGGTTCAATTTGGCTCTCGTCTACTAGTTTTGATCTCTTGATGGCCACTGGTTGATTGTTGGGGAGTATTCCTTTATATACGGTTCCGTATCCTCCATGGCCAAGTATTCGGCTTTCATGGAAGCCATCGGTGGCGAGCTCAAGCTCTTTGACCTTAAATATCCGAACAATCGCAACTTGGGAAGAGACGTGTTGTTGTAGCAATAAGCCTCCATTTTTAAGGTAGTACTTCTGTTTACCTCTCCGGATCTTGTGTTTCTTGAATGCCCAGTATGACCAGAAGCTTATTATGCAGATGGTGATTAGAGAGGCTAACCCCACACCTACAAGTACAACAAAAGTGAACTCTATCAAAAGGCATGTATGTATGTCACTGACGATAAGTCAATAGTCTTCTTGGTTCCTCTTACAAACttacaatttattaatttatagcTAGAATAGCTAGAGATAAGTCAGCATTAACCTATACATACTAAAGATCATTTAAAGCTgaaaaacaacaagagaaagtaGGAATAACAAGCTGGTCCTACCTCTTTGCCGAGATATAAGACATATATGCTcaaggggtatatatatatatatgggcatACGCGGAAGAAAAGATTACCGAGAACTATATCAAGAGGCGGTAACCTCTTGCAGCCACTTCCAGATGGTCTACGTCTACCATCACCTTTGGTCCCAAAAGGGCAACTGCATTCATACCCTCCTTCTGTGTTTGTGCATTTACTCTCACAATCACTCTGTCCCTCAGCGCATTCATCAATATCTAACATGAATAGaatcaaccatatatatatatatatatagttattagACTAATTAAACAAGCCAGGCAAAAGAGCACTAATTAAAAGACTACGTACTAAAAGTTCTATATATACCTTTGCACCCATTTCCATCTTTGAAGTATGGATTGCCCCGATATCCATCACTGCAATAGCAACGATAGCCTACACCTTCCACGGAGTTGTTGCAGTAGCTATTCTTTGAGACACAGGCACAGTTGCTATTCCCTGGAAAGCAGGCTTGCGCGCATGTCTTATTACCAATGGACCAATCGAGCACCACCTCCATGCCTTCCTCGTTCATATTCTGCCTCTGAATACTGAGATTCTGCCTTGAAAACGTGAACTTGTCTGGGTCCATTACAAACACCTTGCTACACTCCCCATAATCCTCGTCTCCTGTCAAGTTCTTGTATTTGGGATCCACCCCCGGCCGGGCTTTAAATTTGGGCGCTGCGCCGGTGATGTTGCGAATGCTAATGAATTTCAAAGGGATGATCTTGAGACCAGCAGGGATCTTGGCCTGGCAACAACCCACGCCGGCGCACACGCCGTCAGTGATGCTATCTTCTGAGATACAGAAGGATGTGCAGCCCGTAGAGACTGTGCTGTGATCAGGAGCAAGGATAATAGCAAACGCATCGCAACCGACGACGATGAGCTTGTTCATGGTGTGAGAGAAGGTGTAAGGAGTGTTTTCCAGGTTTACTATGGGTTCTTTGCCTTGGTCTTGGCTTTCCTCCAGGGAGCCTCTGGCGCACCGGGACGCAAAGGTTTTAAGAAGGACTCTGATTTGGCCGTCTGATGAGATGCTTTTGACTTCAACTAAGTTATTGTCCAGCTGCACCATCATTGGGTTGCTGGGGTTGCTGGAGTTGCATAGTATCTCGAACCCGCGCATTGGCTCCGGTGTAGACACGTTGGGGATTCCAAATGGGTAGTGGATGTTGCATGCTGCTGGGACGTCTTGTTGTTGTGTAACTGAATATTGACTCACAGAAGAGAAACAAGGTTGGATTAAAGGTAAGAGTTTCAGCACTATCAACAACCAAGAGTACTGCATGTTTCTCTCCTCTCCCTTCCCtttctctctgtgtgtgtgtgtgtgtgtgtgtgtggtctGGCTTGTAATTGTAAAGGGATGAGCTTGACTTGACTCTTCTGCAATTAAAGCACTTattggaatttttttgtttgatgttaTTGTGTTTCTTTCATCTTTTGGCCCACTGGAAATTGTTTCATGGATTTATTTGCAAACTGCGTCTTTGCTTCATTGCTTTGTTGGTTGGAAATTAGCGGGGAGCTTGGTCTTTGACTGTTCATTctaatcaacttgtttgataCTTTTGAAAAGTATATACACTACGTCAAATTCAGCTGTACTTTtcacccaataaaaaaaaagtcatgcaAATAATGGAACACCTCACCTTTaaccaaaaattatttttgccaTGTTTTGATCTACTTGAATTAGTAGGCAGGTGAACAGTGgccaaaactttttttaaaaaaaaaaaaaaatcacctctTAAAATGTGaatgagttttttaaattttatttcataatttttattattttgtgactTTTCTTTGGGTAGAGTTATTGTCAAGAGAATAATACAAtaatctttttcaaaaaaaaaagaataattcaatGCACATGTGAGCtttcaaaatcaaatgaagAGACTTGTATCATAGATGAACTATTCTATATAATGATAGATTTAACTCTTTTGTAAAGACCTTTGTTACACTGGACttctaaatttgattttaataactaattacTTAAAACATTgttacaatattttaataaaaacacattttcaTGTTTCTCCAAAATATTGAGCATTGAATcttctataatatatatatatatatattttttaaaaagtggataaatcactttAATTAAAAGAATCTTCTATAATACTAGGTTATAACtttgtaaaaatgaaatattttcaataatatagTAATTTGGATACAAATTAATAACTTAGCCTAAAACTATTGTGATCCAAATGAAGTTTAGGCATCAACATGCCTTCATGACAATTTGGTAAATCTTTTGTTAGGTCCAAGGGTCCTTTCATGTGCAAGGCCTCAATAGAAATTAATAGTCTATATGTAGGTCATTTTCTATAAATtcctaaataataaaataaactgaaaacTCTAACAAATGCAACTTCCTATAAACTAGAAAATTTTTAATCagattaaaattacaaatagatgacaaaaactttaaattctcaaagtgatAAAACTTttgcgcatatatatatatataccccacCAATTTCTTATATACAAACTTTCAAGAATAGGGGAGGAGCCCTTATATCCAATCcctttaggttttttttttgggatatttTGGAGCATTTTATATTGCAGTGTTGTAGTCCTCTTTGGCTATACATGACATACAGCCATATAGGTGATTATAATCCCTTTCTCAAATCTTgtcaaaaaatttcttttaattccttAATGGCATATTTTTATCCGTGAGGGATTCTACTTTCGATGAAGTTACATTAACGAGGGacttataaaaattaaactctTGCATCTTACCTATGCCTCAGCTCCtgattaaagtggataaaccacaaaatcagctccttttcctttttatttatttaattttattttttttgggtggaACCTTCTCCTTTTATGCATATTCATGCATAAGAGCTcttaatttctataaatatgctctatttttgatgatccttatgtttgtaatttttaaagtttgtaTCACATTGATTGAAGTGTACATGTAGGTACACATTGGCTTGACAATCAAGTTTAAGTTGATGGATATGAAGAATACAGTGAGGTTAAATATCACTCCTGCGAGATAAGATAATTTTGAGGTCCTGTGGAATTGCAATTGAACAACATAACTCATTGCATTATAAAATTCATGTCAACGAAATACTTTGGGTGGTTTAATAAGATAATCCACTGTGAGCTAGTAAGTTGTTGAACATAACTGGCATAATCTGGTTgtctttgattgtatttgtgtgtctcctttttaaattgtttcttgtTTCCATAAAACACTGGCTCAgaataaatattatacaatCTGGGGAGGAGGAATCTCTGCTTAGAGTGGATATTGGCGGTGGCTTAGTTCTCCTGTGCAAGATATTAATTATGAAAGATAATTCTAAGATCCTCTGAATTGACTCAGGTATTGTTGCACTCAATGTTGATGCTGGTTCTGGTGGATTCTTGAGGTATTCCTGCGCCGGTTGTTACCATCAGTGAGATATTAACAAACAAATGTTGCTAATTAAAATTTGGCCCCACTAGTTGGTCTTACTGTTGCATATCATACCTTGGTCTGTTTATGGGGCGCACCCAACATTTATCCTTCTGCACTCCAATGAGGTCTTTGTTCAATTTAATTCCACAGTTGGATCCAAACATGAGATTTGGCCTGACTCTGCAGAGCAATCCTTTGAGGCAATCTCCGGTCCAATGGTAGATGCTTTCATCTCATGCCATGCTCTCAATCTTTGGAAGCAGATATATTAGCTTTAATTGTTTATAGTTGTAGTATCTATTGAAATGGGTTTGGGCTAGCTTTCTTCAATTGCGATCATCTATGATTAATTCAGTATGAAGACTTTCTCCTGTGTATCGTGTTGCACGTAAAAGGATGCTTGTTCACAAATGTTCCTGCCTGAATTTGATTGATCAATTCGACACAAACCAGGTGAACAATTGCCATGTGCATTGAGAATTTGGAACAGTCAATTTGGAGCTGTGGTCTGAGTAGAGGCCAGTTTCCAAGGACACCCCTCTGATGATTTCGCACCAATATGAGGTAATGGCAATCTCACAGCTTTGAACTGCTGCTCACAAATTTTTAATGGAACAACACTCTGCTATGAATTaagataataatgatgatgcaTATGCCCATAATCCAGATTTTTTGGCCATTAATTAACTCGAAACCAGAGGTTGATATGTGTATGATCATATTGctgttgatttattttaatttgttattgttattttggtGCAACTGGTGTTTGCATAAGATGCGTTGACTGGATTATTCTTGCATTGTCTTGCTTTGTCAGTAGTTAAATTCATCTTAATGCATTCCTATACTGCAAATGATTTTGAGTGGGTTTACTAGTAATGTGTGttggatttgatttgtataAGAGCTGGCTTGAGCTGATGCCAGTCAAATCTCATTGTAGCATTAAATTTTTTCAGTATATTTGAATTCTTGTTCTTTGTGGAAATTAGTCTTTAGTGATCGGTTGTCTCACTACTCAATTCTATgttgtgataataaaaaatagaatctttattattattattattattattttggtaaaacgagcaaagctcaagaaaaacaaaaagaataaacaTTAGGCAAAGATGCCAGCACAGGAGAAGATCTCAACGAGTCAGAAAGGTAGTTGCATTCCTTTAGCAAAAAGGGTGAGGGAAGGATTCAGCCGAGCGTTAAGAGCAATTCGATCAGCGACAATGTTATCTTCACGATCAATCAGGTGCAAACTGGGGTCATTCAGACATTGAAGGAGGtgcattccaaaaatataatctttatggtatttatatttttacaactGGGGTCAAATTCATATAGTTGGATGGACTCTGTTGGACTAGTTCACTAGGTACTCGGCTTGGTTTGCCGGTTCGATTTCTTACCTTGGATTTTTATATGATCGGATCTGATGACCTTGTCGGTCTAGTGGAATGGGGGTAAATTGGGTTTTAAAAGGTTGCTTGTCCTTGACAAAGCCTTTTCTTATTGTTGTGTTCTTAtgtcatttttcctttttaatgtTCTTCATGCTGCATTTGAACTCAAGCCGGCCTTCATCCAAATGGTCCAACAATCATGTTCATTCCATGGCTTACCAAATGAAAACCTCAATGCACATTTGAGCGTTTTTGAgttttgtgatatgttgaagctAAATGGGGTCTCCAATGATGCTATCCGTTTGAGGGTTTTCCCTTTCTCATTGAAGTCAATGGCTAAGGAATGGTTGCAAACACTACCTAGGGCCTTGGTGACTACTTGGGACCAACTAGCGAAGCTATTCTTGACTTGTTATTTCCTTCGGGGATAACAACCAAGTTTCGACATGACATCGCCTTTTTCACTCAACAAAAGGAAGAAACACTTTATGAGGCATGTGAGAGGTACGACGACCTTTTGAGGCGTTGTTCACAACATGGTTTGCTGGGTTGGATGGAGGTCCAAACATTCTATCAAGGGTTGACTCCAATTGTGCGACAAACTATTGATGCCGCAGCTAGTGGAGCCGTTGCGAACAAGACACCAGAGGAGGCTAGGAAACTATTTGATGATATGGTGATGAATAGTTACCAATGGATTTATAGGGGAAAACAAGTGAAAGCTACTGGGGTGTTTGAAGAGGATGCGATGACGGCCTTGGTGACTCAAGTAGAGTTATTGAGCAATAAGATAGATAGAATGATAACTCCACGAGAGGCTACCGTTATGTCTTGTGAAACTTGTAGCAGAGGTCACTTTATCACTGATTGCCCCATTGTTAGTGTATCTTTAGGATAAGTTGAGCAAGTTGATTTTATTAGTGGAATGAACCTACCACAAGGAATCTTTATGGTTCCACTTATAATTGCCATCAACCCATCATCTTTCGATTGTGAAGGTGATAtgatagaaataaaattatcatcGACCCATTATCCTTCCAATGTGAATGTGACATGTCACTCCATGAACCCGGCTCTTCGGACCCGGTGCCCCGACAAACGGTCGCACACCCATGGGTTGGAACCCTGTAAGCATGCAAAGCCTTAGAACTGTTctcacaacaaaaatataacctcaaaaattataatttcaaataccaaaacaatataaaaattcaaatacaaaGAAATTTATCCTAAAACAGAATTCACATACCAACACAAACATAAAGACGACTAAATTAAAAGGGAACACAAACTTTCTCACTAGCCAAGTAAGTTGCTTGACTAACTATTTACTCTTTATCTGAAAAGTTAACAACATGAttatgagcttcacaacccaataAGTACCCATtaaaaaatatcgggatcataaaaatttcaaaattccaaaactcaaacaaatataacaaaatacaagtttatttgaataaaattccGAAGAtaagtttttcaataaaacataactgatcaaaaagtcaagcatatatgtcccacaaataactattgtcaaaacaaaatgttagaggtcatatgtttaccctcggttacccgagccagaattatcaaaagtcgttattcttcaccgacagaACGGTGGGAAAttatagtttctatttcacaaataaatgttgacacggtcaatgtttaacccacAATGACAgagttattgcaaagttagttggggactacaagTTGTTATGTCAAAATACGTAATGTCCAAACATTTATCAGAACAgaatacataaatttgatgattcCGTtttctgataaaaataattccaattcatttccaaaactaaatacttacatacaaattacaaataataaataaataaataaataagtaattcaaaatataaatcgaaataataagcatttttctcaaaaatttcagaaattcaaaaagactagaattttcaagtatatacatataataggatttatatgtgggatacttacctaaTTAACGACCATATTTTGAATTCTTTCACCAATCGAGTTTTCTTAggaagtcctatatttgggaataatctatcagaattacaagtaaatgaaa
This window harbors:
- the LOC120259498 gene encoding wall-associated receptor kinase 5-like, whose protein sequence is MQYSWLLIVLKLLPLIQPCFSSVSQYSVTQQQDVPAACNIHYPFGIPNVSTPEPMRGFEILCNSSNPSNPMMVQLDNNLVEVKSISSDGQIRVLLKTFASRCARGSLEESQDQGKEPIVNLENTPYTFSHTMNKLIVVGCDAFAIILAPDHSTVSTGCTSFCISEDSITDGVCAGVGCCQAKIPAGLKIIPLKFISIRNITGAAPKFKARPGVDPKYKNLTGDEDYGECSKVFVMDPDKFTFSRQNLSIQRQNMNEEGMEVVLDWSIGNKTCAQACFPGNSNCACVSKNSYCNNSVEGVGYRCYCSDGYRGNPYFKDGNGCKDIDECAEGQSDCESKCTNTEGGYECSCPFGTKGDGRRRPSGSGCKRLPPLDIVLGVGLASLITICIISFWSYWAFKKHKIRRGKQKYYLKNGGLLLQQHVSSQVAIVRIFKVKELELATDGFHESRILGHGGYGTVYKGILPNNQPVAIKRSKLVDESQIEPFINEVVILSQVNHRNVVKLLGCCLETQVPLLVYEFISNGTLFQHLHPVRTLATSPMNWEIRLRIAVETAAALAYLHGVASTPIIHRDVKSSNILVDENYTAKVADFGASRLVPHNRTHVTTVVQGTLGYLDPEYFHTGILTDKSDVYSFGVVLVELLTRENPVSFDRLKDDGNLIFHFVTLVEENRLIEGFDKETIEEAGIVQLLAVAQLAEKCLNVKGEQRPAMAEVAVELEALRRLANQHFVQKGKDIKTSPTTSLAFSDMSTQDSMKSMESHIPSESQSSVSHIYSSGI